The following coding sequences lie in one Candidatus Latescibacter sp. genomic window:
- a CDS encoding neutral/alkaline non-lysosomal ceramidase N-terminal domain-containing protein, which yields MVSKPTRFYGFVSLFAVLTFFSVCSAFSQAKPGVIKVGLGETVITPKGNVQMAGFARSQVSTGTHDDLHARCLVVEGANGAAAVLITITLVGLGEDYGKRIRTAIREKTGIPENNIVVSCTHTHAGPSVGAAGADYQKFLVEQVVASAVDAWTKRVPGRIGIASTEVFELGRERRHLLYGGIHPDPEVCVIRVEDDKGKLMGVAFNYGCHPSGLDWSNRLYSEDWPYFAIQGIKKSVGRDVWVAYFQSAEGNINVGYLAELSAVGAEMPVRSYWYIEKKGNQMTDAVLKALPGIKTVSSLEVKTALDTFDYPLRESYPITLEQAEKDAKAAGEKLADLEKKPEYQGSRTLDDARVEVFSTRQRLGAAKRFYGNQDRPKTRKLEQQAVRIGDAVFVTFPGELFSDIGLKIKKQSPIKKTFVIGLTCGPGGYLPSAKEFIDGDYEVDGSAYSPKTEQVCIDSSLNLIGRVEK from the coding sequence ATGGTCTCCAAGCCCACAAGATTTTACGGTTTTGTTTCGCTGTTCGCTGTACTCACATTCTTTTCAGTCTGTTCTGCATTCAGCCAGGCAAAACCCGGAGTGATCAAGGTCGGTCTCGGTGAAACTGTTATCACTCCGAAAGGAAATGTGCAGATGGCAGGTTTCGCCCGCAGCCAGGTTTCCACCGGAACCCATGATGATCTCCATGCCCGGTGCCTGGTTGTGGAGGGCGCCAACGGCGCAGCGGCGGTGCTTATCACGATCACTCTGGTCGGTCTGGGCGAGGATTACGGCAAACGTATCCGCACCGCCATCCGTGAAAAGACCGGAATACCCGAAAACAACATCGTGGTCTCCTGCACCCATACCCATGCCGGCCCCTCGGTCGGTGCTGCAGGAGCGGATTACCAGAAATTCCTGGTGGAACAGGTGGTAGCCTCAGCAGTGGACGCCTGGACGAAACGCGTTCCGGGAAGAATAGGCATCGCCTCGACCGAGGTATTCGAGCTGGGCAGAGAGCGCCGGCATCTCCTTTACGGCGGGATACATCCCGACCCGGAAGTATGCGTCATACGGGTTGAAGACGACAAGGGCAAGCTGATGGGAGTGGCGTTCAATTACGGATGCCATCCTTCCGGCCTGGACTGGAGCAACCGTCTCTATTCAGAGGACTGGCCATATTTTGCCATCCAGGGTATCAAGAAAAGCGTCGGCCGGGATGTATGGGTGGCCTACTTCCAGTCCGCGGAAGGGAACATCAACGTAGGATACCTAGCGGAGCTTTCCGCGGTCGGCGCGGAAATGCCGGTTCGCAGCTACTGGTACATCGAGAAGAAAGGCAACCAGATGACCGATGCTGTCCTTAAAGCCCTCCCCGGAATCAAAACGGTGAGCAGTCTTGAGGTAAAAACAGCACTGGATACCTTTGATTACCCGCTCCGCGAAAGCTACCCGATTACCCTTGAACAGGCGGAAAAAGATGCAAAAGCCGCAGGGGAAAAGTTGGCCGATCTGGAGAAAAAGCCCGAATATCAAGGCTCCCGTACTCTTGATGATGCCCGCGTGGAAGTCTTTTCCACCAGACAGCGTCTTGGCGCCGCCAAACGGTTTTACGGCAACCAGGACCGTCCCAAAACCCGCAAGCTGGAGCAGCAGGCGGTGAGAATCGGAGATGCAGTATTTGTAACCTTCCCGGGCGAGCTCTTTTCCGACATCGGCCTTAAAATAAAGAAACAGTCCCCCATCAAAAAGACTTTCGTCATCGGGTTGACCTGTGGGCCAGGAGGGTATCTGCCCTCGGCGAAAGAGTTCATCGACGGCGATTACGAAGTGGACGGCAGCGCTTACAGCCCGAAAACAGAGCAGGTGTGCATCGATTCATCGCTGAACCTGATCGGGAGAGTGGAGAAGTAA
- a CDS encoding sugar phosphate nucleotidyltransferase: MPETKKVAVIMAGGSGERFWPLSRKSRPKQFLRLIGGSQTLLEQMIEYILPLIPLERIFVATGENQAEGIRKAAPHIPHRNILVEPFKKNTAGCLVYTAASFLARRRDDETELVMAILAADHLILRPEQFRRVVAAALVAAENTDALVTLGITPDRPETGYGYIEIGEKSVNVPGAPDDIQIFPASRFCEKPDCTAASKYISSGRYLWNSGMFFWRLSTFLNELRQAAPDLFHATLEISRALSIGDEERFHRIFREIRDISIDYALMEKAKNVLVIKADFGWDDIGSWDILDRTMPVDENGNVAFGGPVIIDSKNSIIYNEPGPDKRAVAVAGVEGLAVIVSEDAVLVIPKDRAQDVRKIVEELKKRNARQI; this comes from the coding sequence ATGCCGGAAACGAAAAAGGTAGCGGTAATCATGGCGGGGGGATCGGGGGAGAGATTCTGGCCGCTTTCACGGAAATCACGGCCAAAGCAGTTTCTCCGTCTTATTGGCGGTTCGCAGACACTCCTCGAACAGATGATAGAGTATATACTGCCGCTCATACCCCTTGAACGGATTTTTGTAGCAACCGGCGAAAACCAGGCGGAAGGGATACGAAAAGCTGCGCCGCATATCCCCCACCGTAATATATTGGTGGAGCCGTTCAAGAAGAACACCGCCGGATGTCTGGTATACACCGCAGCAAGTTTCCTCGCCCGTCGGAGGGATGACGAAACCGAGCTGGTCATGGCGATCCTGGCGGCTGACCATCTTATACTCCGTCCGGAACAGTTCCGCAGAGTAGTTGCCGCAGCGCTTGTCGCCGCTGAGAATACCGATGCGCTTGTCACTCTGGGTATCACACCCGACCGTCCCGAAACGGGATATGGTTATATAGAGATTGGGGAAAAGAGTGTGAATGTACCGGGTGCGCCCGATGATATTCAGATTTTCCCGGCGTCCCGGTTTTGCGAGAAGCCGGATTGCACAGCCGCTTCGAAATATATTTCTTCCGGCCGCTACCTCTGGAACAGCGGGATGTTTTTCTGGCGTCTCTCCACTTTCCTCAATGAACTGCGTCAAGCGGCGCCGGATCTCTTCCATGCAACATTGGAGATTTCACGGGCGCTGTCCATCGGAGATGAAGAAAGGTTTCACCGCATTTTCCGGGAGATTAGGGATATCTCTATTGATTATGCTCTCATGGAGAAAGCAAAGAATGTTTTGGTCATAAAAGCTGATTTCGGATGGGATGATATCGGATCCTGGGACATATTGGACCGTACCATGCCTGTCGATGAAAATGGGAATGTAGCGTTCGGCGGCCCGGTAATAATCGACAGCAAGAACAGCATCATATACAATGAACCGGGTCCGGACAAAAGGGCTGTGGCGGTGGCGGGAGTCGAGGGACTTGCGGTTATCGTTTCGGAGGATGCGGTGCT